The Streptomyces sp. NBC_01689 genome includes a window with the following:
- a CDS encoding TIGR00730 family Rossman fold protein, translating into MNICVFLSAADLDDRYTGPAREFAELLGKGGHTLVWGGSDVGLMKVVADGVQAAGGRLVGVSVDFLAAGARTDADEMVIARDLAERKALLLEKADAVVVMVGGTGTLDEATEILELKKHGRTDKPVVLLNTAGFYDGLKEQFRRMEAEGFLPRPLIDLVFFAEEPAGALAYLEESAGTR; encoded by the coding sequence ATGAACATCTGCGTCTTCCTCTCCGCCGCCGACCTCGACGACCGCTACACGGGCCCCGCGCGCGAGTTCGCGGAACTGCTCGGCAAGGGCGGCCACACCCTGGTCTGGGGCGGTTCGGACGTCGGGCTCATGAAGGTGGTCGCCGACGGCGTCCAGGCGGCGGGCGGACGCCTCGTGGGCGTCTCCGTGGACTTCCTGGCGGCCGGGGCGCGCACGGACGCCGACGAGATGGTGATCGCCCGGGACCTCGCCGAGCGCAAGGCACTGCTCCTGGAGAAGGCCGACGCGGTGGTCGTGATGGTGGGCGGCACGGGGACGCTCGACGAGGCGACCGAGATCCTGGAGCTGAAGAAGCACGGGCGCACGGACAAGCCGGTGGTCCTGCTGAACACGGCGGGCTTCTACGACGGCCTGAAGGAGCAGTTCCGGCGCATGGAGGCCGAGGGGTTCCTGCCGCGGCCCCTCATCGACCTGGTGTTCTTCGCCGAGGAGCCGGCGGGCGCGCTGGCCTACCTGGAGGAGAGCGCCGGCACCCGGTGA
- a CDS encoding N-acetylmuramoyl-L-alanine amidase: MPRRDAPAAGTPEGKRRVGTDGDRRVGRRTLLIGGVAAAVGTAVLARGELGHLWWRLPGVEKPREEGVVDFRGARWIAASSANWRRADRPDDYAIDRVVIHVTQGSYRSAVKVFQDPGHGAAAHYIVRRDGRVTQMIRELDVAFHAGNREYNERSVGIEHEGFVENASSFTEAMYAASARLTAGICARYDIPVDREHIIGHVEVPGTDHTDPGRYWDWDRYLRLVRRARTAVPSAAATPSAGGTRT, translated from the coding sequence ATGCCGCGCCGGGACGCGCCGGCTGCTGGGACACCGGAGGGGAAGCGGCGGGTGGGCACGGACGGCGACCGGCGGGTCGGGCGGCGCACGCTGCTCATCGGCGGAGTTGCGGCCGCGGTGGGCACCGCGGTGCTCGCGCGGGGCGAGCTGGGGCACCTGTGGTGGCGGCTGCCGGGCGTGGAGAAGCCCCGCGAGGAGGGGGTGGTCGACTTCCGGGGCGCCCGCTGGATCGCGGCGTCGAGTGCGAACTGGCGGCGCGCGGACCGTCCCGACGACTACGCCATAGACCGGGTGGTCATCCATGTCACCCAGGGCAGCTACCGCAGCGCGGTCAAGGTCTTCCAGGACCCGGGGCACGGCGCCGCCGCGCACTACATCGTCCGCAGGGACGGCCGCGTCACCCAGATGATCCGCGAACTGGACGTGGCCTTCCACGCGGGCAACCGCGAGTACAACGAGCGGAGCGTCGGCATCGAGCACGAGGGCTTCGTGGAGAACGCCTCGTCGTTCACCGAGGCCATGTACGCCGCGTCGGCGCGGCTGACGGCCGGGATCTGCGCCCGTTACGACATCCCCGTCGACCGCGAGCACATCATCGGGCACGTGGAGGTGCCGGGCACCGACCACACCGACCCCGGACGCTACTGGGACTGGGACCGGTACCTGCGGCTGGTGCGGCGGGCGCGCACCGCGGTGCCGTCGGCCGCCGCCACCCCGTCGGCGGGCGGCACGCGGACCTGA
- a CDS encoding TetR family transcriptional regulator: MGHTLGIRQAQKQKTRQALLDAALELLEEQSLSSLGLREVTRAVGVAPTAFYRHFHSTADLGVALVEEALGSLHPMIGDTVSAAGDSGERIGRAVELIARHVETHPAHVRFIARERHGGVQPVRQAISDQLSRFAEEVRGELAKHPESRGWSDDDLLMLAGLYVDQMLMTASLYLEALEAPEEERERVARVAARRMRLIAIGRRNWLG; the protein is encoded by the coding sequence ATGGGTCACACGCTCGGCATCCGGCAGGCACAGAAGCAGAAGACGCGACAGGCGCTCCTGGACGCGGCGTTGGAGCTGCTGGAGGAACAGAGCCTGAGCAGCCTGGGCCTGCGTGAGGTCACCCGCGCCGTGGGCGTGGCCCCGACCGCCTTCTACCGGCATTTCCACTCGACGGCGGATCTCGGGGTGGCGCTGGTCGAGGAGGCCCTGGGCAGCCTGCATCCGATGATCGGGGACACCGTGTCGGCCGCCGGTGACAGCGGTGAACGCATCGGGCGCGCCGTCGAACTGATCGCCCGTCATGTCGAGACCCATCCCGCCCACGTCCGCTTCATCGCCCGCGAGCGGCACGGCGGCGTCCAGCCGGTGCGGCAGGCGATCAGTGACCAGCTGTCCAGGTTCGCCGAGGAGGTGCGGGGAGAGCTGGCCAAGCACCCGGAGTCGCGGGGGTGGAGCGACGACGACCTGCTGATGCTGGCGGGTCTGTACGTCGACCAGATGCTGATGACGGCCTCGCTCTACCTGGAGGCGCTGGAGGCGCCGGAGGAGGAACGCGAGCGGGTGGCCCGGGTCGCGGCCCGCCGGATGCGGCTGATCGCCATCGGCCGCCGCAACTGGCTGGGCTGA
- the mnmA gene encoding tRNA 2-thiouridine(34) synthase MnmA: MTETSPRPRPLRVLAAMSGGVDSAVAAARAAEAGHDVTGVHLALSANPQSFRTGARGCCTIEDSRDARRAADVIGIPFYVWDLAERFREDVVEDFVAEYEAGRTPNPCLRCNEKIKFAALLDKALALGFDAVCTGHYAKVLVNEDGTRELHRASDMAKDQSYVLGVLDDRQLAHALFPLGDTLTTKDEIRAEAELRGLAVAKKPDSHDICFIADGDTQGFLANRLGRSEGDIVDESGAVVGTHEGAFGFTIGQRKGLRIGTPAADGKPRYVLDISPVDNRVTVGPAASLDVSALTAIKPRWCGAAPAGPGTYTAQLRAHGGETTVTAELVDGGLEVAFTEPVRGVAPGQAIVLYDGTRVVGSATIATTTRAKASV, encoded by the coding sequence ATGACTGAGACCTCGCCGCGCCCCCGCCCCCTCCGCGTCCTCGCCGCCATGTCCGGCGGCGTGGACTCCGCCGTCGCCGCCGCCCGCGCGGCGGAAGCGGGCCACGACGTGACGGGCGTGCACCTCGCGCTCTCCGCCAACCCGCAGTCGTTCCGCACCGGCGCGCGCGGCTGTTGCACCATCGAGGACTCCCGGGACGCCCGTCGCGCCGCGGACGTCATCGGCATCCCGTTCTACGTCTGGGACCTCGCCGAGCGCTTCCGCGAGGACGTGGTCGAGGACTTCGTCGCCGAGTACGAGGCGGGGCGCACCCCGAACCCGTGCCTGCGCTGCAACGAGAAGATCAAGTTCGCGGCCCTGCTCGACAAGGCGCTCGCGCTCGGCTTCGACGCCGTCTGCACGGGCCACTACGCGAAGGTGCTGGTGAACGAGGACGGCACCCGCGAGCTGCACCGCGCCTCCGACATGGCCAAGGACCAGTCGTACGTCCTCGGGGTCCTCGACGACCGCCAGCTCGCGCACGCGCTCTTCCCGCTCGGCGACACCCTCACCACCAAGGACGAGATCCGCGCCGAGGCCGAGCTGCGCGGCCTCGCGGTCGCCAAGAAGCCCGACTCGCACGACATCTGCTTCATCGCCGACGGCGACACCCAGGGCTTCCTCGCGAACCGTCTGGGCAGGTCCGAGGGCGACATCGTGGACGAGTCCGGCGCGGTCGTCGGCACCCACGAGGGCGCGTTCGGCTTCACCATCGGCCAGCGCAAGGGCCTGCGCATCGGCACCCCCGCCGCCGACGGCAAGCCGCGCTACGTCCTGGACATCTCGCCGGTGGACAACCGGGTGACGGTCGGCCCGGCGGCGTCCCTGGACGTCTCCGCGCTCACGGCGATCAAGCCGCGCTGGTGCGGCGCCGCCCCGGCCGGCCCCGGTACCTACACCGCCCAGCTCCGCGCCCACGGCGGCGAGACCACGGTCACCGCCGAACTCGTCGACGGCGGCCTGGAGGTGGCGTTCACCGAACCGGTGCGCGGGGTCGCCCCCGGCCAGGCGATCGTCCTGTACGACGGCACCCGCGTGGTGGGGTCGGCGACGATCGCGACGACCACCCGCGCGAAGGCGTCCGTCTAG
- a CDS encoding DUF4190 domain-containing protein, translating into MELTATPTRRTGTRDADGMAVASFILGLLGLLVLNVFLGPIAVVLASVALWRGTARRGRAFLGLGLGVADLVVLVAFMHFDSTVSWNF; encoded by the coding sequence ATGGAACTCACCGCCACACCCACCCGCCGCACCGGCACCCGGGACGCCGACGGCATGGCCGTCGCCTCCTTCATCCTCGGGCTGCTCGGTCTGCTGGTCCTGAACGTCTTCCTGGGCCCGATCGCCGTCGTCCTCGCCTCCGTCGCCCTCTGGCGCGGCACCGCCCGTCGTGGCCGCGCCTTCCTCGGTCTCGGCCTGGGCGTCGCCGACCTCGTGGTGCTGGTGGCGTTCATGCACTTCGACAGCACGGTCTCCTGGAACTTCTGA
- a CDS encoding alpha/beta fold hydrolase → MDKKVLSRDGTPLAYERHGDGPAVVLVGGALCTGVTLAPLARALSDRFGAVTYDRRGRGASGDTASPCTVAREVEDIAALIGACGGGAALYGVSSGGALALRAAASGLPVDAVAVYETPFTLHEDGGRRREYTGRLAELLARDRRGDALELFMTLTGMSPEMIAGARRSPGWAGMEAIAPTLAYDDAVMGDGLLPRELPASLPMPVLSVAGGASPAWMRESARAVADAAPRGTYRVLEGQTHAVEAAVLAPLLAEFFDHRGSRP, encoded by the coding sequence ATGGACAAGAAGGTTCTCTCCCGCGACGGGACGCCCCTGGCGTACGAGCGTCACGGTGACGGTCCGGCCGTGGTGCTGGTGGGCGGAGCGCTGTGCACGGGCGTCACGCTGGCGCCCCTCGCACGGGCGCTGTCGGACCGCTTCGGCGCCGTCACCTACGACCGCCGGGGCCGCGGCGCCAGCGGGGACACCGCGTCGCCCTGCACGGTCGCCCGCGAGGTCGAGGACATCGCGGCGCTGATCGGGGCCTGCGGGGGCGGCGCGGCGCTGTACGGCGTCTCGTCGGGCGGTGCGCTGGCCCTGCGCGCGGCGGCGAGCGGGCTGCCGGTGGACGCGGTGGCCGTCTACGAGACGCCGTTCACCCTCCACGAGGACGGCGGGCGGCGCCGGGAGTACACCGGCCGGCTCGCCGAACTGCTGGCGCGGGACCGGCGCGGGGACGCCCTGGAGCTCTTCATGACGCTCACCGGGATGTCGCCGGAGATGATCGCCGGCGCCCGGCGGTCCCCCGGCTGGGCCGGGATGGAGGCGATCGCCCCGACCCTCGCGTACGACGACGCCGTCATGGGCGACGGTCTGCTGCCCCGGGAGCTGCCGGCCTCGCTGCCCATGCCGGTGCTCTCCGTCGCGGGCGGCGCGAGTCCCGCCTGGATGCGCGAGAGCGCGCGGGCGGTCGCGGACGCGGCGCCCCGGGGGACGTACCGGGTGCTGGAGGGGCAGACCCACGCCGTGGAGGCCGCGGTCCTCGCGCCGCTCCTGGCCGAGTTCTTCGACCACCGCGGAAGCCGCCCGTGA
- a CDS encoding cysteine desulfurase family protein — translation MAYLDHAATTPMLPEAVEALTAHLSVTGNASSLHAAGRRARRTVEEARESLAEALGARPSEVVLTSGGTEADNLAVKGLYWARRDADPARTRVLASPVEHHAVLDAVHWLGEHEGATVEYLPVDGYGRVHPDALREAIARNPDDVALATVMWANNEIGTLLPVRELADVAAEFGVPLHSDAVQAFGQVPVDFASSGLAAMTVSAHKIGGPYGIGALLLGREYTPVPVLHGGGQERHVRSGTLDVPAVASFAVAGRLATEQRAWFAREIGALRDDLVDAVRAAVPDALLGGDPDPAGRLPANAHFTFPGCEGDSLLLLLDAQGIECSTGSACTAGVAQPSHVLLATGTDPDLARGTLRFSLGHTSTEADVEALAKAIGPAVERARTAGLT, via the coding sequence ATGGCTTACCTCGACCACGCCGCGACCACGCCGATGCTCCCGGAGGCGGTAGAGGCACTGACCGCCCACCTGAGCGTCACGGGCAACGCCTCCTCCCTCCACGCCGCCGGCCGCAGGGCCCGCCGTACCGTCGAGGAGGCCCGCGAGAGCCTCGCGGAAGCCCTCGGCGCCCGCCCCAGCGAGGTGGTCCTCACCTCCGGCGGCACCGAGGCCGACAACCTCGCCGTGAAGGGCCTGTACTGGGCCCGCCGCGACGCCGACCCGGCCCGCACCCGGGTGCTCGCGAGCCCCGTGGAGCACCACGCCGTCCTCGACGCCGTCCACTGGCTCGGCGAACACGAGGGCGCCACCGTCGAGTACCTGCCCGTCGACGGATACGGCCGCGTCCACCCGGACGCCCTGCGCGAGGCCATCGCCCGCAACCCCGACGACGTCGCCCTCGCCACCGTGATGTGGGCCAACAACGAGATCGGCACCCTGCTGCCGGTCCGCGAACTGGCCGACGTCGCGGCCGAGTTCGGCGTCCCGCTGCACTCCGACGCCGTCCAGGCCTTCGGACAGGTCCCCGTCGACTTCGCGTCCTCCGGCCTCGCCGCGATGACCGTCTCCGCCCACAAGATCGGCGGCCCGTACGGCATCGGCGCGCTGCTGCTCGGCCGCGAGTACACCCCCGTACCGGTCCTGCACGGCGGTGGTCAGGAACGCCATGTGCGCTCCGGCACCCTGGACGTGCCCGCCGTCGCGTCCTTCGCGGTCGCGGGCCGGCTCGCCACCGAACAGCGCGCGTGGTTCGCCCGGGAGATCGGCGCGCTCCGCGACGACCTGGTCGACGCCGTACGCGCCGCCGTGCCCGACGCCCTCCTCGGCGGCGACCCCGACCCCGCGGGCCGACTGCCCGCCAACGCGCACTTCACCTTCCCGGGCTGCGAGGGCGACTCCCTGCTGCTGCTCCTGGACGCGCAGGGCATCGAGTGCTCCACCGGCTCCGCGTGCACGGCGGGCGTCGCCCAGCCCAGCCACGTCCTGCTGGCCACCGGCACCGATCCGGACCTGGCCCGCGGAACCCTGCGCTTCTCCCTCGGCCACACCTCCACGGAGGCGGACGTCGAGGCACTCGCGAAGGCCATCGGCCCGGCCGTGGAGCGGGCGCGGACGGCGGGCCTGACCTGA
- a CDS encoding DUF427 domain-containing protein has product MTQGHTITIEQGTQRVRVVHGDQVLAESDRPLLLRETGCPVRYYIPPQDVRLDLLTASGTHTHCPFKGDASYWSLPDAPDLVWYYPEPKPDVAQIKDHLCFYEVEVLP; this is encoded by the coding sequence ATGACCCAAGGACACACGATCACCATCGAGCAGGGCACCCAGCGCGTACGCGTCGTGCACGGCGACCAGGTCCTCGCGGAGAGCGACCGGCCGCTGCTGCTGCGCGAGACGGGCTGTCCGGTGCGCTACTACATCCCCCCGCAGGACGTCCGTCTGGACCTGCTGACGGCCTCCGGCACCCACACGCACTGCCCCTTCAAGGGCGACGCCTCCTACTGGTCCCTGCCCGACGCCCCCGACCTCGTCTGGTACTACCCCGAGCCGAAGCCGGACGTCGCGCAGATCAAGGACCACCTGTGCTTCTACGAGGTGGAGGTACTCCCTTAA